In Marinifilum sp. JC120, a single genomic region encodes these proteins:
- a CDS encoding DUF825 domain-containing protein, giving the protein PIRSDPLVRRAIYSIADISGTPLIEGQRVNFERTYCQTLSDMNLSDSEEKSLHQYLNFNSNMGLIHTPCSEKYLQRKKRSLCLKKCVXKXQMXRTFQRDSAXSXLSKWNLFQTYMPWFXTSTGXXYLNLXXLDTFSDLLXILSSSQKFVSIFHDIMXGXDISWXXXQKKLCLPQRNLISDISRKSLHNLLLSEEMIH; this is encoded by the coding sequence CCAATTCGATCCGATCCATTAGTTCGTAGAGCTATTTACTCGATTGCAGACATTTCTGGAACACCTCTAATAGAGGGACAAAGAGTCAATTTTGAAAGAACGTATTGTCAAACTCTTTCAGATATGAATCTATCCGATTCAGAAGAGAAGAGCTTGCATCAGTATCTCAATTTCAATTCAAACATGGGTTTGATTCACACTCCATGTTCTGAGAAATATTTACAGAGGAAAAAACGGAGTCTTTGYCTAAARAAATGCGTTGASAAASGGCAGATGKATAGAACYTTTCAACGAGATAGTGCTTWTTCAAMTCTCTCAAAATGGAATCTRTTCCAAACATATATGCCATGGTTCYTTACTTCGACAGGGTRCARATAYCTAAATTTRWYAYTTTTAGATACTTTTTCAGACYTATTGCSGATACTAAGTAGCAGTCAAAAATTTGTATCCATTTTTCATGATATTATGYATGGATYAGATATATCATGGSSARTTCYTCAGAAAAAATTGTGTCTTCCACAAMGGAATCTGATAAGTGATATTTCGAGAAAGTCTTTACATAATCTTCTTCTGTCCGAAGAAATGATTCAT